gtgctgggattacaagtgtgagccaccgtgcccagttcattcttttattctttaccttcctaataaacttgcttttacttaaaaaaaaaaatgacattaaaaacccagaatctttccttccttctgctccaCCATCCTCTGCAGATTGGCTGTCACCCTCAGCTTACCCACTCATGGTTGTAAGACAACTGCTCCAGGCATCACTCTCACAACCATGATCTAAGGAGGAAAAGGAGTTTTTTCTTGCTACTGTTAATGGTGGAGGGTCTCCAGGTTCTTGacgttttgaacaaagaattggacaaaacgcacaaacaaagcaaggaaagaatgaagggttttactgaaaatgaaagtacacttcACAGTGTGGGAGCGGGCCTGTGCACAGGGGCTCAAAGACTCTGTTAACAGAGTTTTTGTGAGCTTAAATACCCTCTACTTGGGGTACgacctatgtaaatgaagaggatgaagtaaagttacaaagtcatttactcagtgtatgccctatggagaggatatttcctgtcatagctgaaatGTGAAtcagccttatgttccctgcctccagaccctatttttcTGCCTCACTACTTCATCTTATCAGGGAGAAAAACCTTTCCCAGATGCCCCCTCAACAGACTTATCtttacatctcattggccagaagtTTGGGCTAGATGAACACCAATAAGCCATTCACTGATAAGAGGGAATGGAATTGCCATGATTGGCTTAAACACAGTTAATCCCTTAAAACCAACTAACCTTGACTTCATTGCTACTTCACACCTGAACAAAATCAGTGCTGTTGGCAAGGAAGGGAGTGGCTGTTAGGAAGTACAACCAACAATGTCTACCACAACAAATGAATGCAGTTAACTGTGGAATAAACCAGAGATCATCAGTAAACAAATGACTGAGCTTTGGTAGAACTTCCTAAATTCCAATCAAGGTGACTTTGGTAGACTCTCAAGAAAGCATACCTAAATGTGATATAATTTATTAAGTACAAACCAATTCTGCCCTCTTATGAGAATATATGACTAGATGGAGGATGatcagaacaaagaaaatggaaatcaaaagagTCAGAAGGTGGTAGAGTTTATTCAGCACTCTTCAGAAAGAGACTATGAATATGGCATACAAAAGTCTAGTTGTCAAAGAGGTACATGTAAATATTGAGCTGAGATGGTTCGTTAGGTCCTTTCATGGcctgaatgaaataaatatatttcaaaaatacttcAGTACTATAGaggctgattcttttttttttttttttttttttttctttttgagacagggtctggtctgttgcctaggctggagtggaaaggcatgatctcagctcactgcaacctttgcctcctaggctcaagtgatcctcccaccccagcctcccaagtagctgggactacaggcatgctccaccatacccagttaatttttttgtagagatggggtcttgccatgttgcccaggctggtctcaaactcctgggctcaagtgatctgcctgctttggcctcccaaagtgctgggattacaggcgtgatccacagtgagccactgtgcctggccagttcccatttgatttatttatttatttatttatttatttatttatttattcattcatttattgagatggagtctcgctctgtcacccagactggagtgcagtgatgctatctgggctcactgcaacctctacctcccaggttcaagtgattctcctgcctcagcctctcgagtagctgggattacaggtgtgcaccaccacacggctaattttttgtatttttagtaaagacagggtttcaccatattggccaggctgatctcgaactcctgacctcaggtgatctgcctgcctcggcctcccaaagtgctgggattacaaacgtgagccacgacacccggcccccattttaaattaaatacttcTTTCCTTTGACAAAATTAATTCTAGATGAGCAAAGATGTAAACATTCTACAaaaccaaaaccagtcaggcatggtggctcacgcctgttatcccagcacgttgggaggccgatgtgggcggatcacctgaggtcaggagtttgagaccagcctggccaacatggtgaaaccccatctctactaaaaaaatacaaaacttagccaggtgtggtggcacatgcctgtaatcccagctagtctactcaggaggctgaggcaggaaaatcactggaacctgggaggcaggggctgcagtaagctgagatcacaccactgcaccccagcctgggtgaccaagcgagactccatctcaaaaaacaaacaaacaaacaacaacaacaacaacaacaacaacaaactcaaTAACCTTTACCTCTAGAGAGAGGTACTGGGAGACAAGCCTAGGGTAAGAGACAGATTTAGTTTTCACCACATGTCATTTTGTTGGGGCAGACagcctctaaaatggcccccaTTTCCCCGCCTCTGATATTCACACCCTTGCTTGGCCCCTCCCCTTGAGTATGGGCAAGAGCTATAACTCACTTCTGACCAACAGAACACAGGAAAGGTGATGGAATGTCACTTCCATGCTTAGGTTACATAAGATAGCAACTTCTGTCTTGATAGCAGCCCCTCTCGTTTGATGCTTTATGAAGCAAGCTGCCATACTGGAGAGGCCCATGTGCAAGGAGTTGAGGGCCAACAACCAGCAAGGGACTGAGGCCCTTGATGAATTGAATTCTGATAACAACTACATGAGCTTGAAAGCAGATCCTATCtcagttgagccttcagatgagaccccATCCTGgttgacaccttgattgcagccttgtgaaTCAGAAGATTCACTGTTAAGCAGTTAAACTGTGTCCAGATTTCTGACCCACTGAAACTATGAGatcatatatgtgtgtggttttaagctgccaaaaaaaaaaaaaagccccaaaacaaaacaaaacaagacaaattagctggacatggtggtgtgcaactgtagtcccagctattacatttggagggcagaggcaggaggatcatttgaacatgggaggttgaggctgcagggagctgagattgtgtcactgtactccagccagtctgggtgacaaagtgagaccctgtctccaaaaaataaacaaacaaaggctGCAGCATCAAATCTTGCCTGCTGGCCTGCCCCACAGATTTCAACCTTGCCAGCAGCACCCATAATTGCATGAACCAGTTCCTAAGAGTAACTCTCCACCCAACCATCATCTATGCATATTTCCTGTTGGTTccgtttctctggagaaccctaatatgGGTAAGTTCTGTTATTTCCCCCATTTTAATCATGGAGAAGGCGGGGTCTGAGAACAATTTGCTTAAATAGCTGGTAAGCAGAACCTGGACATGGACCCAAAAAGTTTGGCTCCAGAGCCCTTGAAAATAACCATTATACTATTCTGTAACTAAGGACAACTGTGCTGGCTGCCTATCTCACTGGagttttgtaccttttttttttttctgatttgtaaaGGGTCATTCAAGTGCAGTGCATCTGCTTAGAGAACCAGATAGCATGGAAGTGAAATGACCCTTGACTGATGAGCAGAGACCCATCCGTTCTTCTCAGCTGTTGTGCTGCCATCCTCCCCACCATGCAACTCTTCACAGCTACTATTTTGTTGTCCAGCGGTCTATGCTATGGTCTTATTGTCCTTCCTGAGCAAGCATAGTCAGGGTCCTGCTGGCCAAATGTACAGTAGTCTTTTAAAGGAGACTGTTCTTTGGAAGATACTGCAgggaaacagaatagagaggatTCATTCAGAATTCCCCTCAAGGAGTTTGAATCTATATCTAGGGGTTGTGGGTAAATAACTGGAACTGCCTTCCTGACTGCCTGCTGGGAACCAGCCTATGTTCCCAGACCTCCAGACCTGCATCATAATCCTCAAACCAGATACATGCGAACTCCTCACTGCAGAGCCCAGCATTTGTTGGAGGTCTTTCTTCTGTGGAACTAAACTCACACATTCTTCAAATTATTGGTGAATCCAAATTGCATAACCCTACACATAGAACTTAATTAGGGTTCACAGAGAGTCTGTAAAGCAATTCTTTTAAAGAAGCTTCTTCTGGCcaggccagtggctcacacctgtaatctcagcactttgggaggccaaagcaggaggatcattgaggccaggagttcaagactaccctgggcggcaaagcaagattccatctctactaaaaaataaaatatatatatatatttataaaagaggcttcttctgagaaagaaaatatagagcTCTTGAAGTGTTCAATTGTCCAAAAAAGTTCAGAATGGCCCGGATTGTAGGGGcttactttaaaatacatttaactgCCTGCTTACCAGCAGCATATGAACATTCACTTGTAGGGAAACTCTAGATACACTGCGATGAAAAAGTCCATGAATTCTCTGAGTCAATGATGAAAAGAGCGGAAAAGGAAAAGACAGGCCCTGGCAAGTGTGGGTGGCACTAATGCCAGCTTGGTGGTCTGATGGAGTTTTTTGAAAATGATCACATTTGTAGAATGggtttaaaacaatattttgactAGTGATTTCATGTCTGAAAAGGGTATTATTTTGGAATTTCCTCCAGTGTTTAAATGCTTTGTGTTTTGAACACACTGATTGATTACTTAATCTACAGCTGCTTCTGGGTGCTCAGCAATTTTCCCTGTCTTGTTGCTATGAGACGAGGACTTCCCTGAATTCGCCAGTGTGACAGGCATCGTGAAGaggtggtgggctctgcccacaAGTCACAGTGCCATCAAGCGGTCATTCTGGAAAACTGTTAGAGGAAGTCGGTTTGTTTCCACTGTTCTCTAATTATGGCACTCTAAGGTCATCATTTTCACAGATGAATTAGCAGGTTAAATGAACAGTGAAGGCTTATGTATTCCTTTCATATTCTCCTGCACAcagtttggatttttaaaaatcgaaTACatccagcccggccaacatggtgaaaccccgtctctactaaaaatacaaaaaaattagcagggcgtgttGGCacggggcctgtaatcccagctactcaggaggctgaggcaggagaatcacttgaacctgggaggcgaaggttgcagtgagccaagatgagtgcagtggcagatctcagctgtaacctccgcctcctgggtagctgggactacaggcacacgcaccacacccggctaattgtagagatgaggggtctcactatgttgcccagactggtctcaagctcctgggctcaagcgatctgcctgcctggcctcccagagtgctgaggaataaataaaactaatgtattaaaaaataaatgaatcaggccgggcgctgtggctcacgcctgtaatcccagtactttgggaggccaaggtgggtggatcacgaggtcaggaattcaagaccagcctggccagtatggtgaagccccgtctctattaaaaatacaaaaaatagctgggtgtggtgacgcatgcctgtagtcccagctgcttgggaggctgaggcaggaggattgcttgaacccaggaggcggtggttgcagtgagctgagattgcaccactgcactccagcctgggcgacagagtgagactccatcttgaataataataaataaataaatatataaataaagccaCAGCAAGCCAAATGGTAAAGTTGAAAGAaagttgaggccaggcgcggtggctcacgcctgtaatcccagcactttgggaggccgaggcgggtggatcacgaggtcaggagatcgagaccatcctggctaacacggtgaaaccccgtctctactaaaataaaaaaaaaaaaatacaaaaaattagccgggcatgatggtgggcgcctgtagtcccagctactcaggaggctgaggcaggagaatggcgtgaatccgggaggcggagcttgcagtgagccgagatcgcgccactgcactccagcccgggggacagagggagactccgtctcaaaaaaaaaaaaaaaaaaaaaagaaagaaagaaagaaagaaagaaagtttaacCGGTGGGTAGGGGACATTGCAGGTTAGCCCTAACTTCACATCTCTTGGTCTCAATTTCCGCTTCTAACTAATGAAGGGCTTGGCCTGGGTCTCCCAACATCCCTTCTGCTCTGAAAGTGTCTAATTCCTTGCTTCTTTTACATATGGTTTTTAGAGGAGCATAACCTGGAAGCGGATCCTGGTCAGGTCTCCCCAGCTGAGCCTGGTTATGTGACTTCAGAGTGAGCTTGTGCAAATGGCAGCAAAGATGGAAGGGCGGAAGAGGGTCTGTGCCCACAGGGGGAGGTGAAATTGCCAGCACTCTCTGGCAAACGACTCCACTCCCCACATGCTTGGTGGAGATGGGCCTCCACCAAGGACAAAATTGTCATTCCTGAGGGAGAAGTCTGGCCCGGGGTATCAGCTCCGGGCATGGGGGCTAAGCCTGTGATGAAAGGCTCACAGGCAAGCGCatctgtgcaggatgtgcttatTGACTCAGCAGCAGGCTGGACATTAACGTATTCGATGAAGATGAGAAGAAAGGGAGAATTCAGATTCCACTCAAAGGATGCATCCCTGTCCCTTCCCTCCTCACCGACGGTTTACGAGAACCTGGAGCCAGGTAGGAGAACTGCCTCTACTGTGGAGCCTGCTTCCAACTGTTTCCTTTCTTGTACTCCTGTTTGAAGGGCCACATGATTCTGGGTGTGTGGTGCACCTCATTGTCTCCCTGTGGCTTAATTCTGGTTCTTGTGGAGTAAATGTGAGATGTAGTGAATGCTGTTCTTGTGTTGAGGGACTTAAGCAAATTTTCATCCATCTGTGCATTATGTAAAGCCTCTTCCAAATTCAGGATAAGAGAAACACCAGGAATGCTGAATATTAAGCTAAACAAAAATACAGTGAATTACCAACACCCTGAGAGAACATAGCTGAATTAATACAGGTCACACGACTTTGGGGCTCTCTTGACTGTGACTTAATACTCTTAATTTGTCATTATTTGGGGGATTAAAAAATACCTTCTGGCCGGGATGGTGGCTcgtgttgtaatcccagcactttgggatgctgaggcgggtggatcacttgaagccaggagtttgagaccagcctggccaacatgggaaaacactgtctctactaaaaatacaaaaattagttgggtgtgatggctgtaggcccagctgcttgggaggctaaggcatgagaattgcttgaacctgggagatggaggttgcagtgagctgagatcgtgccactgcaccgcagcctgggtgatagagcgagactctgtctcaaaaagaaaaaaaaaacaaactgtttaCACAAGAGCTTGTATCACATTGTCTCACTGAATATCCACCTACTGTAGTAAACTCCCAGAACGTTAGACACAATAGAGCTTAGAAATCACCTAGTGTAATTCTTTTCAGTTTAAACCGAgacctataaatatataaaaacaaaatggaaacaaattaaaCTTTTCACACTGTAACtcgaaaaaataatatttcacttaaaaagacaataaaactaCGGCAGGGATCTCTTCTACATTTTAACAAGTCTGAACCATGAAATTCAAGGGCTAAGTGAGGTAAATATCTGGCACATTTTGCTGTTTTAGAGCCATTTGCTGATGGGATAAGAATGTGAGGAGGatgggaaaagggagaaagaaaaatatgatatattatttctctctttggaatctgcaattgAACAAAGCATCTCAACTTAAAAACATCAGCTCTGTAAATGTTTTGtagattaaatattttgttattctttgttCCAAATATCAAAACGTAATCTTGTCTCATTCCCCTGTGTCTGGGAGGTAGGAAGGCACAGGTTTCCCTCCTTATTGCAAACATTCCGCAGCACAAGTCCAAGAACCTAGCTACAGCCAAGGAACAGGTGAAGGCCAGCTCATTACATTTCAACTAGACCCTTTTTAAGAATCACCAGTGAACCTTAAattcagctgattttttaaaattgaaaataaaaaagaggccaggtgcggtggttcgtgcctgtaatcccagcactttgggaggccaaggcaggcggatctcctaaggtcaggagttcgagaccagcctggccaacatggtgaaacccccgtctctattaaaaatacaaaaattagcttggcatggtggcgggcacctgtaatcccagctacttgggaggctgaggcgggagaatcacttgaactcgggaggcagaggttgcagtgagccgagatcacgccattgcactccagcctggacaacagagtgagactctgtctcaaaaaaaaaaaaaaaaaaaaattaaaaaaagaaaaaagaatggccaCATTCTCTTAGACCTTTGACTTCCACCAAGGCAGTGGTCAGGAGGCCCCTTCAGGGCCTGGATGGGTTTGGCGCCTCGTGTCGTCTAGGGAGACATCTGAAATGTCAAGGAAAGAGCAACAGACAGACATGCGGTTAGAGGCTCGAGTTTGAATACCAGCTCTGTCACATTCCAACTTGGGCAGGTCACATAACTATTGAGTTccagtttgctcatctataaaagggATGATAATAAATATATCACAGAATTATTGAGAGGATAAAGGAGATAATGCATGTAGAATTGCTGAACAACTGGAGTTATTATTTGCAGCTCTTGTTAACTAGGGCGTGAAAATGCATACCAGTCTTGTCTGTAAACCctttattgtttaaataaaaacattttttaaatgtgctggCTGGTCCTCGATTTGAAATAATGGAGATCTGggaaccagaggaaaaaaattcccTAGTTATCACAGGCAAAGAAGAGTTTGAGGTTGGCCAGGGTATGGTGCTGTGCTCTGGAGAGAGATGAGGGAGAACAGGCTCTGGCTAGAGAAATGGCCTCCAGTTTCTACAAGAATGAGGAAGACAGTCCTTGCCCTTGCTGTCCTGGTGTATAGGGTAGTGCTGCGCAGCTGAAAGTCTCGGCTTGAATTGCAGAGCACAGAGAAATGCCATCTGTCATTTCTGTCTTTGGCATTTTTTAGATATGCTAGCAACAGCACCTGCTCATTTACTTGTATATAACTCAAAAATGGGAGGTGAATGTCCTAGACACAGCCTAGATGGGACACAGGTGTGAGGAAAACATTGCATTAACTTTGCATTTTTCAAGGCTTCATCAGCTGCTTAGATTAAGGAAGgataaaaacaagagaaagagcaagagaaattAAGCAACTCGTATGCTTTCTTCCCCTAAGAATCCTGATTAAAATCCAACCACAGAAGACTTGCCAGCAAGTTCCAATATATGGCGTGCTTTCCATAGCAGATCTGGCTAGTGGTTACTTGGAGGAAGGTAACGTGACAACCTATACAATATTAACTCATCCTAAATGTTGCTTagtgaaagaaatataaatctctGAGATAGGTGACACGGGGATTTCATTTGGAACTGAAGCCCATAGTTATAAAAATTCagtaaggaggagaaaaagaaaacaaaataaaactagattGAATCATTAATCAAAGACTGTGTGTATGGCTTAGGTTTATGTTTTTGAACCAACAGTAAATAGtaagaaagcattttcttttttatgcatgtaactaatatattaatagtaaaagGACTGTTGGCTAAAGTTCAAAGTGAACGCTTTTcctaaaacataaaaagcaagtaaaataaaacccacaaaaactacagtaaacaaatgaatgcattttacaaaataaaacatttccctTGGAAAGTTGAGtgaaaacaaatatgtaaatagcTTCTGTTTTTATAGTTAAAGCTTTTTAATCTCTGGTGCATAACAATTGAAAGAATGAGAACTTAGACAAAAGTATTTGGTGGATTTGAGTTAATGGGCCAAGCAAGCTTTTTTTCCTTGGCTTCTCTGTCAAATGAGTCATAGATCGAGTCTTTGGTAATAGTTTTGGCCATGGAAGGGATTTCTGAAATGCCAACGTAGTTTTTTTTGGCCATCCTTGAACTTGTTGTGATAGTATAGGCATTGCTTCGGTAACATTTCATAGAGGACATGCAAAAAGTCTCTTTCATCCCTCTCCGAAAATTGGCATTATAAATTGAATACAGAGTAGGTTTAGAGGCTGAAGAACTAAAGGATATCCATGTGATAGCTGTGAAAACAAGGGAACTTTTCTTATAGTCTTGTTCATGGGGGTGCCATAGCTGAGCTACATGAAAAGGCAGCCAGGAGAGCAAAAACAACAGATTTAAAATGAGGAACATCTTGATAGTTTTCACTTTTGTCCGAGGGACAATGTTCATTGTCCTCCTCACCGTTCGGCCATCTGTGCCTATtctccaaatatattttatgaccttttggtaaaataaaattatgaggaCAGATGGAATCACAAAGCCCACCAAGAAGTGGATGACAGTGTAGGCAGTGCCTTCCCAAGAGGAGGGGAGGAAATAGTTACAATGACTGTCCCAGTTGGAGCCATAGAAAAAGAGCACAGGGGTCACAAAGCCTGCATCAAAGACCCACGATGCCGCAATCATTTTCTTGGCTTTTTCTCTGGACACCTTGAAGCTCAGAGGATAGACGATGGTGTAGAACCGGTCTATGCAGATGGAGAGGAGAACGTAGATCTGGACACCTGGAGTGAGATATTGAAAATATCGCACAACCTTGCACGTTGCACTACCCAGCGTCCACCTTCCAGTGGTGAACTGGAGCAGGACGAAAGGCGTGCTGGCAACGCTGATGAGAAGGTCAGCACATGCCATGGAGACCACAAAGTAGTTGGTGGTAGACTGAGTCCTCCTACTCCTATGGATGACCAAACAAACCAGGGAATTGCCGAAGATAGAAAACAACCACAGAATCCCAAAGAAGATGCTGGCTGTGGCCACTTCCCCGGGTTTCAGCACATAGTGAAGGTCTGTTTGGTTGCTCATCCAACTGTGCTCCTCACTTAATTCCATCAGGTATTGGCTTGGCAGAGGTGTGGCTGTTTCAGTGCAGCTGCGGTTTTGGAGGGGCACCAGAAGTGTAGGAATAATCAAATGTGGCTTGCTGTTATCCATTCTGTGAGCAAAAAccatattcactttttttctcttaattctgGTTGGGGAAAAGAAGAATGAGGCCTCCTGTTAAAAAGGTGTCATACAGATTGGTTATGATTACTCAGGCTAACGATCTTATTTGACATTTACATTGATTGTCATTTGTCTTTGTGTAGGACTTGAGCGTTGGCAGGAAAACATAACTACTATCCAGAAAAAATTCTGGCCccaactttgttttcattttaggaGCTGTTTCAGCAGATCTCAGCTCAGGCTCTCTCTGGCCTCACCTTCTCTTGACCCTTAGTCATACCGAGCTCCCCTCCTACACATATCCTTGTTCCCTTCACTCATCAGGGATCACAGAATATTAGGGATCTCAAATCTGGCTCATGGTAACGGTGTTACCACCAACTGAAGATCTGCTGGAATTCTGGGCAAGTATGTGAGAAGTTCCTAATTGTCCTAAGGTTGCAAAAGAGGAAAGCTTGGGCAGATGAAAACACACAGATTTTGACTATGGAAGTAGCTAACAGCAGTCTGTGAATGTAGACAGGCTAGCTACTGGGAAGGGTGCTGTCCTTACTTAGTGTAGATTTTCCATCACAGAAGGATTATGGTAACACATGGAGCAGTCAACACTGCTACATGAGCCAGAAATAGCTCCTAATTTAATGACATCTGAAAATAGCTTGCTTTTTCTAAAAGACGATACAGTTCATGCACTAATAGCTTGCCACCTACCAGTGACATATATTTTGATGCTATTCTG
This sequence is a window from Homo sapiens chromosome 12, GRCh38.p14 Primary Assembly. Protein-coding genes within it:
- the GPR19 gene encoding probable G-protein coupled receptor 19, translated to MVFAHRMDNSKPHLIIPTLLVPLQNRSCTETATPLPSQYLMELSEEHSWMSNQTDLHYVLKPGEVATASIFFGILWLFSIFGNSLVCLVIHRSRRTQSTTNYFVVSMACADLLISVASTPFVLLQFTTGRWTLGSATCKVVRYFQYLTPGVQIYVLLSICIDRFYTIVYPLSFKVSREKAKKMIAASWVFDAGFVTPVLFFYGSNWDSHCNYFLPSSWEGTAYTVIHFLVGFVIPSVLIILFYQKVIKYIWRIGTDGRTVRRTMNIVPRTKVKTIKMFLILNLLFLLSWLPFHVAQLWHPHEQDYKKSSLVFTAITWISFSSSASKPTLYSIYNANFRRGMKETFCMSSMKCYRSNAYTITTSSRMAKKNYVGISEIPSMAKTITKDSIYDSFDREAKEKKLAWPINSNPPNTFV
- the GPR19 gene encoding putative G-protein coupled receptor 19 isoform X1; protein product: MKEASFFFSPTRIKRKKVNMVFAHRMDNSKPHLIIPTLLVPLQNRSCTETATPLPSQYLMELSEEHSWMSNQTDLHYVLKPGEVATASIFFGILWLFSIFGNSLVCLVIHRSRRTQSTTNYFVVSMACADLLISVASTPFVLLQFTTGRWTLGSATCKVVRYFQYLTPGVQIYVLLSICIDRFYTIVYPLSFKVSREKAKKMIAASWVFDAGFVTPVLFFYGSNWDSHCNYFLPSSWEGTAYTVIHFLVGFVIPSVLIILFYQKVIKYIWRIGTDGRTVRRTMNIVPRTKVKTIKMFLILNLLFLLSWLPFHVAQLWHPHEQDYKKSSLVFTAITWISFSSSASKPTLYSIYNANFRRGMKETFCMSSMKCYRSNAYTITTSSRMAKKNYVGISEIPSMAKTITKDSIYDSFDREAKEKKLAWPINSNPPNTFV